A genomic segment from Ruegeria sp. TM1040 encodes:
- a CDS encoding efflux RND transporter periplasmic adaptor subunit — protein sequence MKMTSIRAVMLGAILATPMAAGVAAQAQDATPEQVLLKPVKLMTANGGSAPLERSFFGQVAAKETVDLAFQVGGQVLKLPITEGDEIPKGGLIAQLDLETFQLQLEQAVLNKQQADRTKERNARLAGTVSQVAIEDAETAAGLAEVALRTAQTNLDHATLYAPFDALVARREVAQFSTVSAGTPIARLHDMSELHVEIDVPELLFQKANESDAFEIVASFPGSSKEYPLQIVEYVAEASAVGQTYRVTLSMEPPEDRHILPGASTTVSVRVSTGLHRIALPVTAIVTTPEGKTGVMVFTPTGADAGSVTWTEVEIAPNQFGTFDVLSGVEDGDEVVLTGGAALKDGQAVRRFVGFSN from the coding sequence ATGAAAATGACGTCAATCCGGGCGGTGATGCTTGGGGCGATTTTGGCGACCCCGATGGCGGCTGGCGTAGCCGCACAGGCGCAAGACGCAACGCCGGAACAGGTGCTTTTGAAACCTGTGAAGCTGATGACCGCCAATGGTGGCTCGGCGCCGCTGGAGCGGAGCTTTTTTGGCCAGGTAGCGGCCAAGGAAACCGTTGATCTGGCCTTTCAGGTGGGTGGGCAAGTGTTGAAGCTTCCGATTACCGAAGGCGACGAGATCCCCAAGGGCGGGCTGATCGCGCAGCTGGATCTGGAGACGTTTCAGCTTCAACTCGAGCAAGCGGTGCTGAATAAACAGCAAGCGGATCGCACCAAGGAACGCAACGCGCGCCTCGCGGGTACCGTGAGCCAGGTGGCGATTGAAGATGCCGAAACCGCCGCCGGGCTGGCAGAGGTGGCCTTGCGCACGGCGCAGACGAACCTCGATCATGCAACGCTCTATGCACCGTTTGATGCCCTGGTGGCGCGGCGCGAGGTGGCGCAGTTTTCTACTGTTTCTGCGGGGACGCCAATTGCGCGCCTGCATGATATGTCCGAATTGCACGTCGAAATCGACGTGCCAGAGCTTCTGTTCCAGAAGGCGAACGAGAGCGATGCGTTCGAAATCGTGGCCTCTTTCCCCGGAAGCAGCAAAGAATACCCGCTTCAGATCGTCGAATATGTCGCCGAAGCCTCTGCCGTGGGGCAGACCTACCGCGTGACCCTTTCGATGGAGCCGCCGGAAGATCGTCACATCCTGCCGGGGGCCTCGACCACCGTGAGCGTGCGCGTCTCGACCGGCCTGCATCGTATCGCACTTCCGGTGACCGCCATCGTGACCACGCCAGAAGGCAAGACCGGTGTGATGGTCTTTACCCCCACGGGCGCGGACGCGGGCTCGGTGACATGGACCGAAGTAGAGATCGCGCCCAACCAGTTCGGCACGTTTGATGTGCTCTCCGGTGTGGAGGACGGCGACGAAGTCGTTCTCACCGGGGGCGCCGCGCTCAAGGACGGGCAGGCGGTGCGCCGCTTTGTCGGTTTCAGCAATTGA
- a CDS encoding MarR family winged helix-turn-helix transcriptional regulator, whose protein sequence is MTVDHSDIWKLYTPEVQAMMGVFALHWQLEQRLNDVCHEGQLGRSEHQLLLILAQPRRMGELARLTHKTPSAMTAAAAVLEQSNLIRRVRDPGDGRAWLLELTEEGRRRRAQLVDAASGIFYETSGLTREEAEILARLAQKIHNKAVQSGAVAPCEGDQT, encoded by the coding sequence ATGACAGTCGACCATTCAGACATCTGGAAGCTTTACACGCCAGAAGTGCAGGCCATGATGGGGGTTTTTGCGCTTCACTGGCAGTTGGAGCAACGTCTGAACGATGTTTGTCACGAGGGGCAATTGGGCCGGTCGGAGCATCAATTGTTGCTTATTCTTGCGCAACCCCGTCGCATGGGGGAGCTTGCGCGGCTGACGCACAAGACGCCGTCTGCGATGACGGCTGCTGCGGCTGTCCTGGAACAGTCCAATCTGATCCGCCGGGTAAGGGACCCCGGGGACGGAAGAGCTTGGCTACTGGAGTTGACAGAAGAGGGGCGCAGGCGTCGGGCACAATTGGTCGATGCGGCATCCGGGATATTTTACGAAACGTCGGGCCTCACGCGGGAAGAAGCAGAAATCCTCGCCCGGCTCGCACAAAAAATTCACAATAAGGCCGTTCAGTCGGGCGCTGTGGCACCCTGTGAAGGAGATCAAACATGA
- a CDS encoding beta-ketoacyl-ACP synthase III, with amino-acid sequence MYTAAITGTGVYTPSERITNAELVKAFNAYVDLQNEKHADEIASGAREPLQYSSEEFILKASGIESRFVMDKSGVLDPEVMHPLLRQRSDDEPGIMAEMAVDAARQALAQAGKSAEDVDLVICAASNMERAYPAVAIEIQQLLGIRGFAFDMNVACSSATFGIQTAADMIRSGSIRAALVVNPEICSGHLEWRDRDCHFIFGDVATATLIERSEDATSAHFEILSTRCATEFSNNIRNNNGYLRRSRPDGVADRRDMQFMQNGRKVFKEVLPMVSQHITDHMTAEGVGAADLKRLWLHQANKTMNDFIGKKVLGRTPEAGEQPNILQDYANTSSAGSIIAFSKFSDDLEAGDTGLICSFGAGYSVGSVLVRRHG; translated from the coding sequence ATGTACACAGCAGCAATTACCGGCACCGGGGTGTACACCCCGTCCGAACGCATCACCAATGCAGAACTGGTCAAGGCCTTTAACGCCTATGTCGACCTGCAGAATGAGAAACACGCCGACGAGATCGCCTCGGGCGCGCGCGAGCCGCTGCAATACTCATCCGAGGAGTTCATCCTCAAGGCCTCAGGCATTGAGAGCCGTTTTGTCATGGACAAATCCGGCGTCCTCGACCCGGAGGTGATGCACCCGCTCCTGCGCCAGCGCAGCGATGACGAACCCGGGATCATGGCCGAAATGGCGGTTGATGCCGCCAGACAGGCTCTCGCGCAGGCAGGAAAATCGGCTGAGGATGTGGATCTGGTAATCTGTGCCGCCTCCAATATGGAGCGCGCCTATCCTGCGGTGGCCATCGAGATCCAGCAGCTTCTCGGCATCCGGGGCTTTGCCTTTGACATGAACGTTGCCTGTTCCTCGGCCACCTTTGGCATTCAGACCGCCGCCGACATGATCCGCTCGGGTTCCATTCGTGCAGCTCTTGTGGTCAATCCCGAAATCTGTTCCGGCCACCTAGAGTGGCGCGACCGCGATTGCCACTTCATTTTTGGGGATGTTGCGACCGCCACCTTGATCGAGCGCAGCGAAGACGCCACAAGCGCCCATTTCGAGATCCTCTCCACCCGTTGCGCCACAGAGTTCTCCAACAACATCCGCAACAACAACGGCTACCTGCGCCGCTCGCGCCCCGATGGCGTTGCGGACCGTCGTGACATGCAGTTCATGCAAAACGGTCGCAAGGTGTTCAAGGAAGTGCTGCCAATGGTCAGCCAGCACATCACCGATCATATGACCGCTGAAGGTGTCGGCGCTGCCGACCTTAAACGGCTCTGGCTGCATCAGGCCAACAAGACGATGAATGATTTCATCGGTAAAAAGGTTCTGGGTCGCACGCCAGAGGCCGGAGAACAGCCCAATATCCTGCAAGACTATGCCAACACCTCTTCGGCCGGCTCGATCATTGCGTTTTCAAAATTCTCGGACGATCTCGAGGCGGGCGACACGGGCCTGATCTGCTCTTTTGGGGCGGGCTACTCGGTGGGCTCAGTGCTCGTGCGGCGCCACGGCTGA